GGATTTGATATTTAGCATTCAAAATCTGGGCGACCATATTTGCCATCGTGCCAGTACTGAAAAGTAGCCAATAAGAGTCACCCTGTAGCAGTTGATCCCATGGTTAAAGATAGCTAACATAATACTGTTGACAATTAACAAAACTCTCATCTCCTGTTCTCAGTGAAGAATAGACCGCCTATCTTGACCACGTCTCCCCAACCATTCTGTCACGCAGacttgttttctgcttttgtttattctcACTGCAAAGTATTAACATAACTGCAGCAAGCTGTTGGCCCAGTCTtcatatgttttcatttgagatCACATGGGGGCTTTCTCTGGCACAATGAAACATTACTCAAACATCATACTGGAGGAGTGTAAGGGCTTACCTCAAGTTCAACTTGTCTTCACTTTGTCTTTCATAGTCAAAGGCTTTTCCTTATGTTCCCTACTGGCTTTCATTTCATCAGTCTCCTTGCCCTCCTCgcccttttcttctttttcttcctctccaccaaGGATCACACTCTGTCGGACACTGACAGAGATCACTATGGCCTGTATGATGCCATAGATCAAAGCAAACTGAGGGAGATACTCCTGGATCAACCAGAGCAGTCCTGCCATTCCAactgtggagacaaaaaacATGGCCATACCATGAAGCCACAGCCTCAGTGCTCCCTGCACCCCTAAAACCTCCAAGATCAGCTTGGCAGGGGGCGACACAGTCCACAGGAAGCCAATGACAAACAGGTCAAACAAGTGGCGGAGGaaattgaaacagatctcatgGTGCTCCGGTAGGATTTCCACCGTAAAGCTCTGCGCAAATAGTCGAAAAGGAGATGtcagctgagaggagggaggtgtaGGAGATGGAGGCGGCGTTCCATAATCTGAAAAGTCCCCATCAATATCGCGGTCCGACACGTCTCCACTCCTACCGCCGTGTTTCCTGCGTCTTAGTCCACTTGGTTCCTTCTTTCTTGGCCAGAAAAGGCTAGTGGACGGGAGATATTTCCACCATCTAGAAACTTGCTCTGCATCTGCCTCCATCTCCCGCTTCCCTGCGCCGAGATCTTCGATTACCACGGGCTGAAGCTTCTCCTGCGCTTCCCAGTACTCTTCTGCTGGACTACTTTGGTCACTTTGATGTCTCCACCTGCCCCAGATCCAAGAGGTCCACCCTCTGAGGCCCTCACTGCCCCCGCCGTGCTTCTGGCCTTCAGCTTTCACCGGTGTGGTATTCTCTGACACAGCACTGCTTCCCCATGATCGCGCCCACCCCCAAGCTCGACCCACCACAGCTGTCATGGTTTCTCAGGGCTTgaaggacttttttttaaaacttgaatCAACAGACACTGCCAGCTCCCTGCTGCTTAAGCATGCATGAACTGCCAGTTCAGTTGTGAAGTTGTAATACTTGTTCACTAAATTAAATCCTCAGGTCATAGACACACCTGTGGGTGTGTATGGGAAGTAATTCAGAAAGGAATGACCCCCCTCCTACATTCCTTGCATAAAATATGTTAATTGGCAACATTTATGAGTCAATCTTCTAGTCTACATGTCGCTGGTTAAACCTGACGACCTTTAGAACTGCCAAGGTTGTTCTCAGTAACTCTGCATTGTCTTCAGTAAAGCTAAATAAGCAAATTAGCAACGGCTAGCTGGAGGTGACTGGGTTCAGCAGGACCAAGATTTCAGCTCAATAACGTCAGTCACCGTTAGTGTGGATGATTATCACGAACTTATTTTAGTTTCCCGTTCTCCCGAAAAACATTGCTTCACCCCTCGTACctgaaaatgagagaaagggTATTTACAGTTGGGTTATGCATTACATCTTCTTTCAGATTCCACGTCAGCATCAATGCgagttaacgttagctaatggTATACAGGTCTTGGGAGTTGTCTTAGCTAGCCTGTAGGATTTTTTAACGTTCAAGACTCCACGTCCATTTCATTGTCATGGTACAAATAACTAAGGTAATCAGCTGGTTGAAGTGTcgagaaaacattttaagtgtctCTAAAGTACGGTAGCTATTCTGATAATGGATACATGCTCACCTTCAGTGACGTTAGCTTGAGTTTGTCTGTCAGACCATAACTAGCATAACTTCCGCCCTGTTAGCATCACACCAGTCGACAAACAGACCGAGTACCTAAGCCTTCGGGTGCCgtgttgaaaacacaacactgtatttttatttttttttaagtaagaCTCCAGCTACTTGCGACAGCTAATGTTACCAAGTGACAGTTCTGCTAGCCTGCAAAAAACACAGGGACATGGTCCGCCTCCCAAATCCACCGAAACGTTCAGCTGAAGCCGAGAACAAAGAACACGGAGTACCGGTGTGGGGTCaacccttcaaaataaaaccacgGCGGACTATCGGCGGTTTATGCTGACAAAAACACGTTCACCGACAATAGACCAGCACTGAACACAAGAGAGGCATTAAGTCTTCCTTATTTATTGGAAGTCAGCCAtggattgtgttttttcccccccccagGATTTGCCGGACGGCTCTGGAGAAAAATTTCCAGTTACCTGTGTGTGCCCGAGTTCTTATCACACACACCCATCTCCCAGTACCAGTGAGGGGGCGGCAGATGGCGTGATTGTCTACGAGGAAACTGCTCGAAAAGTCAAGCTTAACGATTTATGACGCGTGTAGTATCACACTTACGTGGTGATCAGACCAATCCAAGCACATGTCTTGCAGTCAAGGTATAA
This window of the Acanthopagrus latus isolate v.2019 chromosome 3, fAcaLat1.1, whole genome shotgun sequence genome carries:
- the c3h6orf47 gene encoding uncharacterized protein C6orf47 homolog, whose protein sequence is MTAVVGRAWGWARSWGSSAVSENTTPVKAEGQKHGGGSEGLRGWTSWIWGRWRHQSDQSSPAEEYWEAQEKLQPVVIEDLGAGKREMEADAEQVSRWWKYLPSTSLFWPRKKEPSGLRRRKHGGRSGDVSDRDIDGDFSDYGTPPPSPTPPSSQLTSPFRLFAQSFTVEILPEHHEICFNFLRHLFDLFVIGFLWTVSPPAKLILEVLGVQGALRLWLHGMAMFFVSTVGMAGLLWLIQEYLPQFALIYGIIQAIVISVSVRQSVILGGEEEKEEKGEEGKETDEMKASREHKEKPLTMKDKVKTS